A window of the Bacteroidales bacterium genome harbors these coding sequences:
- a CDS encoding DUF721 domain-containing protein, producing the protein MRRKNSQALGEVIQRYLEALDIDDKLKEVRLIKSWESLVGKMISNKTNKIYIKDKKLFVYLNSSIARNELSMVRDDLVKRLNEQAGGEIIEDIVLK; encoded by the coding sequence ATGCGCAGGAAGAATAGTCAAGCACTTGGAGAGGTAATCCAAAGATATCTGGAAGCATTGGATATTGATGACAAACTGAAAGAAGTCAGGTTGATCAAGTCTTGGGAATCCCTTGTCGGTAAAATGATCTCCAATAAAACAAACAAAATTTATATTAAGGATAAGAAGCTATTTGTTTACCTCAATTCATCCATTGCACGAAATGAGCTTTCCATGGTCAGGGACGATCTGGTTAAGCGCCTGAACGAACAGGCCGGCGGAGAGATAATAGAAGATATTGTTCTGAAATAA